The following proteins are encoded in a genomic region of Brachypodium distachyon strain Bd21 chromosome 1, Brachypodium_distachyon_v3.0, whole genome shotgun sequence:
- the LOC100835303 gene encoding laccase-4, which yields MAASPGLPAPWSLFMATLVLLIVQAQGITRHFDFNVQMANVTRLCATKSIVTVNGEFPGPALVAREGDRVLVRVTNQVSHNMTLHWHGIRQLRSGWADGPAYVAQCPIQTGQSYVYNFTITGQRGTLWWHAHISWLRATVYGAIVILPEFGVPYPFAAPHEEVPILFGEWWKADTEAVVKQALQTGGAPNISDAFTINGLPGPLYNCSAKDTFKLKVQPGKTYLLRLINAALNDELFFSIAKHRLTVVEVDAVYVKPFTVDTLVISPGQTTNVLLTAKLFYPKANFFMSAVPYSNIRPGTFDNTTVAGILEYHNPSSGSVSSSFNKDLPLFRPKLPRFNDTGLVTKFTAKLRSLATASYPAAVPQSVDKRFFFTIGLGTLPCPTNTTCQGPTNITRFAAAVNNVSLVLPSTALLQSHYTGMGMSKGVYASNFPTAPLSTFNYTGTPPNNTNVAQGTRLLVLPFNASVELVMQDTSILGIESHPLHLHGFNFFVVGQGFGNYDVVNDPAQFNLVDPVERNTVAVPAGGWVAIRFIADNPGVWFMHCHLEVHTTWGLRMAWLVRDGSLPNQKLLPPPSDLPKC from the exons ATGGCTGCCTCTCCCGGTCTCCCGGCTCCTTGGTCTCTCTTCATGGCAACCCTGGTGCTGCTCATCGTCCAAGCGCAAGGCATCACCAGGCACTTCGATTTCAAT GTGCAAATGGCGAACGTGACGAGGCTTTGCGCCACGAAGAGCATCGTGACGGTGAACGGGGAGTTCCCCGGTCCGGCGCTGGTGGCGAGGGAAGGCGACCGCGTCCTGGTCCGCGTCACCAACCAGGTCTCCCACAACATGACGCTGCACTGGCACGGCATCCGGCAGCTGCGGAGCGGCTGGGCCGACGGGCCGGCCTACGTGGCGCAGTGCCCGATCCAGACAGGCCAGAGCTACGTGTACAACTTCACCATCACCGGGCAGCGCGGCACATTATGGTGGCACGCGCACATCTCCTGGCTCCGTGCCACCGTTTATGGTGCAATTGTCATCCTTCCTGAGTTCGGCGTCCCTTACCCGTTCGCCGCGCCGCATGAGGAGGTCCCCATTCTGTTTGGGGAGTGGTGGAAGGCTGACACAGAGGCGGTGGTCAAGCAGGCGCTCCAAACGGGTGGAGCCCCGAATATCTCCGACGCGTTCACGATCAATGGACTCCCTGGACCGCTCTACAACTGCTCCGCCAAAG ACACATTCAAGCTAAAGGTGCAACCGGGGAAAACATACCTTTTGCGCCTCATCAACGCGGCACTCAATGAcgagctcttcttctccattGCCAAGCACAGGCTCACGGtcgtcgaggttgatgccgtctACGTCAAGCCGTTCACCGTTGACACCCTCGTCATCTCCCCAGGCCAAACCACCAACGTCCTCCTCACCGCCAAGCTGTTCTACCCCAAGGCCAACTTCTTCATGTCTGCCGTGCCATATTCGAACATCAGGCCCGGCACCTTCGACAACACTACTGTTGCCGGCATCCTCGAGTACCACAACCCCAGCTCCGGCTCTGTGTCATCAAGCTTCAACAAGGACCTTCCGCTCTTCAGGCCGAAGCTACCTCGCTTCAACGACACCGGCCTCGTCACAAAGTTCACCGCCAAGCTCCGCAGCCTCGCCACGGCTAGTTACCCCGCAGCCGTGCCACAATCGGTGGACAAGCGGTTCTTCTTCACGATTGGGCTAGGCACGCTCCCGTGCCCGACCAACACAACATGTCAGGGTCCTACCAACATCACGCGGTTTGCGGCGGCCGTGAACAACGTTTCCCTGGTGCTCCCTTCCACGGCTCTCTTGCAGTCGCACTACACCGGTATGGGCATGTCTAAGGGCGTGTATGCATCCAACTTTCCAACCGCGCCTCTCTCGACATTCAACTACACGGGGACCCCGCCGAACAACACGAACGTGGCACAGGGGACCAGGCTACTCGTGTTGCCATTCAATGCATCAGTGGAACTCGTGATGCAAGATACGAGCATTCTCGGCATAGAGAGCCACCCCTTGCACCTGCATGGCTTCAACTTCTTCGTGGTCGGCCAAGGGTTTGGCAACTACGACGTTGTGAATGACCCAGCCCAGTTCAACCTCGTCGACCCCGTCGAGCGGAACACCGTCGCTGTGCCAGCGGGCGGCTGGGTGGCTATTCGTTTCATTGCTGATAATCCAGGTGTGTGGTTCATGCATTGTCATTTGGAGGTGCACACCACGTGGGGATTGAGAATGGCGTGGCTCGTACGGGACGGGAGCCTGCCCAACCAGAAGTTGCTTCCTCCGCCGTCTGATCTTCCCAAATGCTAG
- the LOC100841283 gene encoding transcription factor MYB41, translating into MGRAPCCDRAGLKKGPWTQEEDEKLVSYIKKHGQGNWRTLPKNAGLERCGKSCRLRWTNYLRPDIKRGRFSFEEEETIIQLHSILGNKWSAIAARLPGRTDNEIKNYWNTHIRKRLLRMGIDPVTHAPRLDFLDLTSLLNKHHHPAATNAYYPTQADLEALRALEPLASYPADLLRLASTLLSPPNQDQQQQQQQMLLMPWLQIMAQQQQQQQQQVSDQRATAAAAHQLLMQQPCGLAAGQMPGLVHHANLQEDHMVPGCVVDYAQPPAAGACYDYVPALMHMVSDADASNNNNNNLQWSSTVDTGSNNNVGSGVSTPSSSPAAGRVNSASTTTTTTTAFGALNDVIAADDADAGLFDMQLYSDLLDVSDYM; encoded by the exons ATGGGGCGCGCGCCGTGCTGCGACAGGGCCGGGCTGAAGAAAGGGCCGTGGAcgcaggaggaggacgagaagCTCGTCTCCTACATCAAGAAGCACGGCCAGGGCAACTGGCGCACCCTCCCCAAGAATGCCG GGCTGGAGCGCTGCGGGAAGAGCTGCCGCCTGCGGTGGACCAACTACCTACGGCCGGACATCAAGCGCGGCCGCTTCTCcttcgaggaggaggagaccatCATCCAGCTCCACAGCATCCTCGGCAACAA GTGGTCAGCCATTGCGGCGcgcctgccggggcggacggaCAACGAGATCAAGAACTACTGGAACACGCACATCCGCAAGCGGCTCCTGCGCATGGGCATCGACCCCGTCACCCACGCGCCGCGGCTCGACTTCCTCGACCTCACCTCGCTCCTCAACAAGCACCACCACCCCGCGGCAACAAACGCCTACTACCCCACGCAGGCCGACCTCGAGGCGCTCCGTGCGCTCGAGCCGCTCGCCAGCTACCCTgccgacctcctccgcctcgcctcCACCCTCCTCTCGCCCCCAAACCAAgaccaacagcagcagcagcagcagatgctCCTGATGCCTTGGCTGCAGATCAtggcccagcagcagcagcagcagcagcagcaggtgtcTGATCAACGTGCCACGGCTGCAGCTGCGCACCAGCTGCTCATGCAGCAGCCCTGCGGCCTGGCGGCGGGCCAGATGCCAGGCCTGGTTCACCACGCGAACTTGCAGGAGGATCACATGGTGCCGGGCTGTGTCGTCGACTACGCGCAGCCCCCGGCAGCTGGTGCCTGCTACGACTACGTGCCGGCGCTGATGCACATGGTGTCCGACGCCGACGcgtccaacaacaacaacaacaacctgCAGTGGAGCAGCACGGTCGACACGGGTAGCAACAACAACGTCGGCTCCGGCGTGTCCACGCCGTCTTCGAGCCCCGCGGCGGGCCGGGTGAACTCGGCGTCcacgacaacgacgacgacaaccGCCTTCGGCGCCTTGAACGACGTgatcgccgccgacgacgccgacgccgggcTGTTCGACATGCAACTGTACTCCGATCTCCTGGATGTCAGCGACTACATGTAA